Proteins from one Halogeometricum sp. S1BR25-6 genomic window:
- a CDS encoding ABC transporter permease, translating to MRPTEQLQADGNARLEDLDLTEAAESNETRWDRYRRHYDEFVRAPFLILWNDWRSRVGMLILLLYLLMGTVGVLLIEVPYTNQAERWILPFQNMQYPLGTTDTGQDLLGLIVHSTPAMLIMIGAGSVFSTVIATIVGTAAGYKGGTLDRTLMIAADTMIAIPGLALIIVIAAVIEPRNPAVVGIILSSHVWAGLARSLRSQVLTLRDDSYVEASRIMGISTPAILAKEIIPNLMPYILINFVNSARNVIFSSVGLYFLGVLPYTNLNWGVTLNSAYNSAALYRLDLVYYIIAPLVAIVLISFGLILLSQGFDRIFNPQIRAKHAESASEAAVDEGDDSSSRNVTVGQ from the coding sequence GTGAGACCTACTGAGCAACTACAAGCCGATGGGAACGCACGGCTCGAGGACCTCGACCTAACCGAGGCGGCTGAGAGCAACGAGACGCGCTGGGACCGGTACCGTCGACACTACGACGAGTTCGTTCGAGCGCCGTTTCTGATCCTGTGGAACGACTGGCGTTCACGGGTCGGGATGCTCATCCTGCTTCTGTATCTCCTGATGGGCACTGTCGGAGTACTGCTTATCGAGGTCCCGTACACGAACCAGGCGGAGCGGTGGATCCTGCCGTTCCAGAACATGCAGTACCCACTGGGAACGACCGACACCGGGCAGGACCTGCTCGGCCTCATCGTCCACTCTACGCCCGCAATGTTGATCATGATCGGTGCCGGCTCCGTCTTCTCGACGGTCATCGCCACGATTGTCGGGACCGCCGCCGGTTACAAGGGCGGGACCCTCGACAGGACCCTCATGATTGCGGCCGACACCATGATCGCCATTCCGGGCCTCGCGCTGATCATCGTGATCGCGGCGGTTATCGAGCCGCGTAATCCGGCTGTCGTCGGGATCATCCTCTCGAGCCACGTCTGGGCCGGCCTGGCGCGGTCGCTGCGCTCACAGGTGTTGACGCTCCGAGACGACTCCTACGTAGAGGCATCGCGGATCATGGGCATCTCGACGCCCGCCATCCTCGCCAAGGAGATCATTCCGAACCTGATGCCGTACATCCTGATCAACTTCGTCAACTCTGCGCGGAACGTGATCTTCAGTTCCGTGGGGCTGTACTTCCTGGGCGTGCTCCCGTACACGAACCTCAACTGGGGCGTCACCCTCAACAGCGCGTACAACTCCGCGGCTCTGTACCGGCTGGACCTGGTGTACTACATCATCGCCCCCCTCGTCGCGATCGTGCTCATCTCGTTCGGCCTGATCCTCCTCTCGCAGGGCTTCGACCGGATTTTCAACCCGCAGATT